In Gemmatimonadota bacterium, the following are encoded in one genomic region:
- a CDS encoding lactonase family protein, whose protein sequence is MADSPSGRTVVFVSLTGDEQVKAYDQDRETGALTLRSTSDAHGPSGALCLHPAGNLMYNAHVESTTLAAYRLDTDSCELTLVNKVDTDITIPAHLVTDRRGRFLLTVYYGGGGITVHRLGGDGAIGELVQYINTGEKAHAVCLAVEDRYVIVPHVSPTNKTNQFRFDAETGQLTPNEPAVLNPPDEETGPRHICFRPGGDVAYIVNEQGNTVTAHHFNADNGTLEIFQNVSTLPDDWEEGGATAHVEVHRNGKWAYASNRGHDSIVGYDVAADGALSAFGHVSVPASPRSFNVDPDGRFLYCAGEAAGVMTAFRVDPSDGTLHPLRDYTVGDKPFWVMATTLG, encoded by the coding sequence ATGGCTGATTCCCCGTCAGGACGCACCGTTGTTTTCGTCTCGTTGACCGGCGACGAGCAAGTGAAGGCTTACGACCAGGACCGGGAGACGGGCGCCCTGACCCTGCGGTCCACCAGCGACGCCCACGGTCCTTCCGGGGCGCTGTGCCTGCATCCGGCGGGCAACCTCATGTACAACGCCCACGTGGAATCCACCACGCTCGCGGCCTACAGGCTGGACACGGACTCCTGCGAACTCACCCTCGTCAACAAGGTGGATACCGACATCACGATCCCCGCGCATCTCGTCACGGACCGCCGCGGCCGGTTCCTGTTGACGGTATACTACGGGGGCGGCGGCATCACCGTGCATCGCCTGGGCGGAGACGGCGCGATCGGCGAACTCGTCCAGTACATCAACACGGGCGAAAAGGCCCATGCCGTCTGCCTGGCGGTCGAGGACCGGTACGTGATCGTCCCCCACGTTTCTCCCACCAACAAGACCAACCAGTTCCGGTTCGACGCGGAAACGGGGCAGCTGACCCCCAACGAACCCGCGGTGCTGAACCCACCGGACGAAGAAACGGGCCCCCGGCATATCTGCTTCCGGCCCGGGGGTGACGTGGCGTACATCGTCAATGAACAGGGCAACACGGTGACGGCCCACCACTTTAATGCGGATAACGGTACCCTCGAGATCTTCCAGAACGTATCGACCCTGCCCGACGACTGGGAGGAGGGTGGGGCCACCGCCCACGTGGAGGTGCACCGGAACGGGAAGTGGGCTTATGCCTCCAACCGGGGGCACGACAGCATCGTGGGCTACGACGTGGCGGCCGACGGCGCGCTGAGCGCCTTCGGGCACGTTTCGGTTCCGGCCAGTCCGCGGTCCTTCAACGTCGATCCGGATGGCCGGTTCCTTTATTGCGCCGGTGAAGCCGCGGGCGTGATGACGGCATTCCGCGTGGACCCCTCCGACGGAACCCTGCATCCGCTGCGGGATTATACTGTAGGCGACAAGCCATTCTGGGTAATGGCGACGACCCTGGGTTAA
- a CDS encoding HlyD family efflux transporter periplasmic adaptor subunit, with protein sequence MSDKRQNGEASKGLVGMFTAERQREQDNTMDRRIEKKRFTPRRIALGGLAAAVIAFGVYALLSVNPSSLNVDAEKLTLAPVTYGPFLEYIVEQGAVMPLTTIYLDAVEGGRVEEVYVEQGTQVEEGTAILRLSNANLQLSVMQREAELFREVNRLRETRVTMGQRRLSMRAGLVETEYQLRQAEREHARQDEMFKADLTSRQDYDEAKDNLEYLTARRDVTVETLHQDSLFQTIQIRQLEESIDRLRLNLELIKQNEENLTIRAPITGLLSSLIAEVGESKPGGDRLGQVDVEDEFKVRAAIDEHYIARIRSGQAGSFDFAGGTYDLVISRVYPEVIEGQFEADMEFPEGMPDGLRRGQTLQVRVALGELADAMQVPRGGFYQKTGGRWIYVLDEAGEVAVRRQIRLGRQNSQFFEVLEGLEEGETVITSMYDNFGDMERLVLQ encoded by the coding sequence ATGAGCGACAAGCGTCAAAACGGCGAAGCATCCAAGGGCCTGGTGGGCATGTTCACGGCCGAGCGGCAGCGTGAGCAGGACAACACCATGGACCGAAGGATCGAGAAGAAGCGCTTCACGCCGCGCCGGATCGCCCTCGGCGGCCTGGCGGCGGCGGTGATCGCCTTCGGAGTCTACGCGCTGCTCAGCGTCAACCCGTCCTCGCTGAACGTGGACGCCGAGAAGCTGACCCTGGCCCCGGTGACCTACGGCCCCTTCCTCGAGTACATCGTGGAGCAGGGCGCGGTGATGCCGCTCACTACGATCTACCTGGACGCCGTGGAAGGCGGGCGCGTGGAGGAGGTCTACGTGGAGCAGGGCACCCAGGTCGAGGAAGGCACGGCGATCCTGCGGCTTTCCAACGCCAACCTGCAATTGAGCGTCATGCAGCGCGAGGCCGAGCTGTTCCGCGAGGTGAACCGGCTCAGGGAGACGCGGGTGACCATGGGGCAGCGGCGCCTGAGCATGCGCGCCGGACTGGTGGAGACGGAATACCAGTTGCGCCAGGCCGAGCGGGAGCACGCGCGGCAGGACGAGATGTTCAAGGCGGACCTGACCTCGCGCCAGGATTACGACGAGGCGAAGGACAACCTGGAGTACCTGACGGCCAGGCGGGACGTGACCGTCGAGACCTTGCACCAGGATTCGCTCTTCCAGACGATCCAGATCCGGCAGCTGGAGGAATCGATCGACCGGCTGCGCCTGAACCTGGAACTCATCAAGCAGAACGAGGAGAACCTGACCATACGCGCGCCGATCACGGGCCTTTTGTCCTCGCTCATCGCGGAGGTGGGCGAGTCCAAGCCCGGCGGCGACCGGCTGGGGCAGGTCGACGTGGAGGATGAGTTCAAGGTGCGCGCGGCCATCGACGAGCATTACATCGCCCGCATCCGGTCCGGCCAGGCCGGTTCCTTCGATTTCGCGGGCGGCACCTACGACCTGGTGATCAGCCGGGTGTACCCCGAGGTGATCGAGGGGCAGTTCGAGGCGGACATGGAGTTCCCTGAAGGGATGCCGGACGGCCTGCGTCGCGGCCAGACGCTGCAGGTGCGGGTCGCGCTGGGCGAGCTGGCCGACGCCATGCAGGTGCCCCGGGGCGGTTTCTACCAGAAGACGGGCGGGCGCTGGATCTACGTGCTCGATGAAGCGGGCGAGGTCGCCGTGCGGCGGCAGATCCGGCTCGGCCGGCAGAACAGCCAGTTCTTCGAGGTGCTGGAAGGCCTCGAGGAGGGCGAAACGGTCATCACCTCCATGTACGACAACTTCGGCGACATGGAAAGGCTGGTATTACAGTAA